One window from the genome of Osmerus mordax isolate fOsmMor3 chromosome 19, fOsmMor3.pri, whole genome shotgun sequence encodes:
- the il13ra2 gene encoding interleukin-13 receptor subunit alpha-2 isoform X2, with the protein MLLSRKTLLGHEVVFMLILHWSQFIQMNGLTVAPPEEVEIHDPGRLGQLLITWSPPASLLNRTDCSLRYQLEYLNTYKGRWTAIRTVRRSYRAQFDLEKAVKVRLYTLLKGASTNYSEIQSNFTELTLQPSNTGVIGSRVQGFACVFHQQEYMECTWLNGPEVLAKAQYKLYFWHSDMEHSEECPNYIVQNLARTGCNLSHDFLEEFTDFNICVNSSSPGVVVRPAFFSLQVQNQVKPAAVEVVDLWADPDGKVRLHWDPPHGRVLEGCLEWEVEISEEIKDGQLLLRTSVTRDTTFTYLSTGDTERECFRVRSRVHQFCADRGFWSDWSQRSCDRDL; encoded by the exons ATGTTGCTGAGCAGAAAAACCTTACTGGGCCATGAAGTTGTATTTATGCTAATTCTACACTGGAGTCAGTTTATCCAGATGAATGGATTGACAG TTGCTCCGCCTGAGGAGGTTGAGATACATGACCCTGGCCGTCTGGGACAACTCCTCATAACCTGGAGCCCACCAGCTAGCCTGCTCAACAGGACCGACTGCTCCCTGCGGTATCAGCTGGAGTATCTCAACACATACAAAGGCAGGTGGACG GCAATCAGGACGGTGAGGAGGAGCTACAGAGCCCAGTTTGACCTTGAGAAAGCGGTCAAGGTCAGACTGTACACGCTGTTGAAAGGAGCCTCCACTAACTACTCAGAGATCCAGAGCAATTTTACAGAGCTGACCCTGCAGCCCTCCAACACAG GTGTCATTGGCTCCAGGGTCCAGGGATTTGCCTGTGTGTTCCATCAGCAGGAATACATGGAGTGTACCTGGCTCAATGGCCCTGAGGTCCTGGCCAAGGCCCAGTACAAGCTCTACTTCTG GCATAGTGACATGGAACATTCTGAGGAGTGCCCAAACTACATTGTTCAAAACCTGGCCCGGACAGGCTGCAATTTATCACATGATTTTCTTGAAGAGTTCACTGATTTCAACATCTGTGTGAACAGCTCCTCTCCGGGCGTGGTTGTGAGGCCAGCCTTCTTCTCCCTGCAAGTCCAGAATCAGG TGAAGCCTGCAGCTGTGGAGGTGGTTgatctctgggcagatccagaCGGGAAAGTTAGGCTGCACTGGGATCCCCCCCATGGGAGAGTCCTTGAAGGCTGCTTGGAGTGGGAGGTGGAGATCAGTGAGGAAATTAAAGACGGACAATTATTGCTG AGAACGAGTGTAACCAGAGACACAACCTTCACATATCTCTCCACTGGGGACACTGAGAGGGAGTGCTTCCGGGTCAGGTCAAGGGTGCACCAGTTTTGTGCTGACAGAGGATTCTGGAGTGACTGGAGTCAACGGTCCTGTGATCGAG ACCTCTGA
- the il13ra2 gene encoding interleukin-13 receptor subunit alpha-2 isoform X1 produces MLLSRKTLLGHEVVFMLILHWSQFIQMNGLTVAPPEEVEIHDPGRLGQLLITWSPPASLLNRTDCSLRYQLEYLNTYKGRWTAIRTVRRSYRAQFDLEKAVKVRLYTLLKGASTNYSEIQSNFTELTLQPSNTGVIGSRVQGFACVFHQQEYMECTWLNGPEVLAKAQYKLYFWHSDMEHSEECPNYIVQNLARTGCNLSHDFLEEFTDFNICVNSSSPGVVVRPAFFSLQVQNQVKPAAVEVVDLWADPDGKVRLHWDPPHGRVLEGCLEWEVEISEEIKDGQLLLRTSVTRDTTFTYLSTGDTERECFRVRSRVHQFCADRGFWSDWSQRSCDRDIQKVVPEQDLDVGVVGAVVGITILILSLCLVSGWTVCTSQKKKAKLLLSSA; encoded by the exons ATGTTGCTGAGCAGAAAAACCTTACTGGGCCATGAAGTTGTATTTATGCTAATTCTACACTGGAGTCAGTTTATCCAGATGAATGGATTGACAG TTGCTCCGCCTGAGGAGGTTGAGATACATGACCCTGGCCGTCTGGGACAACTCCTCATAACCTGGAGCCCACCAGCTAGCCTGCTCAACAGGACCGACTGCTCCCTGCGGTATCAGCTGGAGTATCTCAACACATACAAAGGCAGGTGGACG GCAATCAGGACGGTGAGGAGGAGCTACAGAGCCCAGTTTGACCTTGAGAAAGCGGTCAAGGTCAGACTGTACACGCTGTTGAAAGGAGCCTCCACTAACTACTCAGAGATCCAGAGCAATTTTACAGAGCTGACCCTGCAGCCCTCCAACACAG GTGTCATTGGCTCCAGGGTCCAGGGATTTGCCTGTGTGTTCCATCAGCAGGAATACATGGAGTGTACCTGGCTCAATGGCCCTGAGGTCCTGGCCAAGGCCCAGTACAAGCTCTACTTCTG GCATAGTGACATGGAACATTCTGAGGAGTGCCCAAACTACATTGTTCAAAACCTGGCCCGGACAGGCTGCAATTTATCACATGATTTTCTTGAAGAGTTCACTGATTTCAACATCTGTGTGAACAGCTCCTCTCCGGGCGTGGTTGTGAGGCCAGCCTTCTTCTCCCTGCAAGTCCAGAATCAGG TGAAGCCTGCAGCTGTGGAGGTGGTTgatctctgggcagatccagaCGGGAAAGTTAGGCTGCACTGGGATCCCCCCCATGGGAGAGTCCTTGAAGGCTGCTTGGAGTGGGAGGTGGAGATCAGTGAGGAAATTAAAGACGGACAATTATTGCTG AGAACGAGTGTAACCAGAGACACAACCTTCACATATCTCTCCACTGGGGACACTGAGAGGGAGTGCTTCCGGGTCAGGTCAAGGGTGCACCAGTTTTGTGCTGACAGAGGATTCTGGAGTGACTGGAGTCAACGGTCCTGTGATCGAG ATATACAGAAGGTTGTTCCAGAGCAAGACCTGGATGTGGGGGTGGTTGGTGCCGTGGTTGGCATCACAATATTAATCCTGTCACTGTGTTTGGTGTCAGGGTGGACAGT GTGTACGTCCCAAAAGAAGAAGGCCAAACTCTTACTGTCCTCTGCATAG